A window of the Trichoderma asperellum chromosome 6, complete sequence genome harbors these coding sequences:
- a CDS encoding uncharacterized protein (EggNog:ENOG41) — protein sequence MRMAQPKVFVCGVTGTQGGAVARSLRSQNVAVTALARDPSSPQAQAIKALGVELFPGNFDDSSALARALAGCTAAFLNFSPDFNDWTAELRWAKSIIASARNAGAKHILYSSGFAVNAPEKLQYWDPNSVMAIVLLSKQSIEKEVRGAGFDYWTILRPGNFMANYLPPKVMMYGDFPQSGVWHTALLKETKLPMIDEDTIGRFTSAAILNPTKFTGQEIELADELLGPEQILEELSATAGRQLKAEYMSDAVIEEKKSNPFILGQFAMRDMVQFVDMEKVKSWGVPLSSFNAYLQREKDHIKETYQQAA from the coding sequence ATGAGAATGGCTCAACCAAAGGTCTTTGTCTGCGGTGTCACCGGCACACAAGGCGGCGCCGTCGCTCGCAGCCTTCGCTCTCAGAACGTCGCCGTCACCGCCCTCGCCCGTGACCCGTCTTCGCCTCAAGCCCAAGCTATCAAGGCCCTGGGTGTCGAGCTCTTCCCCGGAAATTTCGACGACTCGTCTGCCCTTGCACGGGCCTTGGCCGGCTGCACCGCCGCCTTTCTCAACTTCAGCCCCGACTTCAACGACTGGACCGCTGAGCTGCGCTGGGCAAAATCCATCATAGCATCTGCACGGAACGCAGGGGCGAAGCACATTTTATACTCTAGCGGATTTGCCGTGAACGCCCCCGAGAAACTTCAATACTGGGACCCAAACAGCGTCATGGCCATCGTACTGCTTTCGAAACAGAGCATCGAGAAGGAAGTGCGCGGTGCGGGCTTCGACTACTGGACCATCTTACGGCCGGGCAACTTCATGGCCAACTACTTGCCGCCCAAAGTCATGATGTACGGCGACTTCCCGCAATCAGGAGTATGGCACACGGCTCTCCTTAAGGAGACTAAGTTGCCCATGATTGACGAGGACACTATTGGCCGCTTCACATCTGCTGCAATTCTTAATCCCACCAAGTTTACCGGCCAAGAGATTGAGCTTGCCgacgagcttcttggccCTGAGCAAATTCTCGAAGAGCTCTCAGCCACTGCTGGACGACAACTAAAAGCCGAGTATATGTCGGATGCTGTtattgaggagaagaagagcaacccTTTTATTCTCGGACAATTTGCCATGCGAGACATGGTTCAATTTGTTGACATGGAGAAGGTTAAGAGCTGGGGGGTTCCCTTGAGCTCATTCAATGCCTATCttcagagagagaaggacCATATCAAGGAGACTTATCAGCAGGCTGCCTAG
- a CDS encoding uncharacterized protein (EggNog:ENOG41) yields the protein MSFTARERNNPPPRKKSCAACIKAKRRCDFAVPACLRCSQRRIECEYPSRTPQVKAKVKAPKRVSHEPTPLQDVVVADGAVGDGCTGGHAAPVDGEASQYGMHPFLCDLETLDYGAESQGYDVVHQPSMLAAPTTKGLHDRLTEVVARRLQFSLDQIQKAPRTMVMETRTPWSHPLVYADGMPRSMQDAHASCALYLAKNRANAPVILRCIESRVEDLLCEPLPTTPMDSLAHTQALLLYQIIRLFDGDISARASGERLIPILETSAIGLLAHVVFDTEANCPDRFAECCVATLSDLWKDWIFQESARRTLLFTFFFLQAYRLLTGSQNLYQCDGRLGLCHSWMVSEHLWQAETALEFRDAWRQKNHFLVIDGQFTAVLSEAKAADVDLFGKMLLSAAMGIPELEAWFASRGGSLK from the exons ATGTCCTTTACGGCTCGTGAGCGCAACAACCCACCGCCCCGCAAGAAGAGCTGCGCGGCATGCATCAAGGCCAAGCGCCGCTGCGACTTTGCCGTCCCGGCCTGTTTGCGGTGCTCGCAGCGGCGCATTGAGTGCGAGTATCCGTCACGTACGCCGCaggtcaaggccaaggtcAAGGCCCCCAAGCGTGTTTCGCACGAGCCGACGCCGTTGCAAGATGTGGTTGTTGCTGATGGCGCCGTGGGCGATGGCTGCACAGGTGGCCATGCTGCACCCGTAGACGGAGAGGCCAGCCAGTACGGCATGCATCCATTTCTCTGCGACCTTGAGACCCTTGACTACGGTGCTGAGAGTCAGGGCTACGACGTTGTGCACCAGCCGTCCATGCTGGCGGCGCCAACCACCAAGGGACTTCATGACCGACTGACGGAGGTTGTCGCGAGAAGATTACAGTTCTCCTTGGACCAGATCCAGAAAGCACCTAGGACCATGGTGATGGAGACGCGGACACCGTGGTCGCACCCGCTCGTCTATGCCGACGGCATGCCCCGTTCGATGCAAG ACGCTCATGCTTCCTGTGCACTCTATTTGGCAAAGAACCGAGCAAACGCACCCGTCATTCTCCGTTGCATCGAGTCTCGAGTGGAGGATTTACTGTGCGAGCCTTTACCCACAACGCCAATGGACAGCCTCGCTCACACCCAAGCGCTGCTCCTCTACCAGATTATCCGCCTCTTTGACGGGGACATTAGCGCCCGAGCATCAGGCGAGCGCCTCATTCCAATCCTCGAGACGTCTGCAATTGGCCTCCTCGCACACGTCGTCTTCGACACCGAGGCAAACTGTCCAGACCGTTTCGCCGAGTGCTGCGTGGCCACGCTCTCGGATCTGTGGAAAGACTGGATCTTCCAAGAGTCGGCGCGGCGGACGCTCCTCTTtaccttcttctttctgcagGCCTATCGCCTGCTCACAGGCAGCCAGAACCTGTACCAGTGCGATGGGCGCCTGGGCCTGTGCCACTCCTGGATGGTATCGGAGCATCTGTGGCAGGCGGAGACAGCGCTGGAGTTTAGGGACGCTTGGCGGCAAAAGAATCACTTCCTCGTCATCGACGGGCAATTCACCGCAGTGCTGAGTGAAGCAAAGGCCGCCGATGTCGACCTATTTGGAAAGATGTTGCTCTCCGCGGCGATGGGAATCCCAGAGCTGGAGGCTTGGTTTGCTAGTCGGGGCGGTTCGCTAAAATga
- a CDS encoding uncharacterized protein (EggNog:ENOG41), with translation MPRYNPQWEDRIKGYRKNRLLLVARNLPFNAPPTAVEAAIRARLTKPDSFIFLWPPGASSPERHQGWVMMGFNMRPDARMAEEELKDFEILGRPVRVERASRQAYAPRSAAAAAAAATAPPPPPPPPPPPPPPAAAAAVAAADAAAARAAAADALAAAEADVAAAKVRAAVAAAAFDAARIDAAAAEVRRAVAAAALVSAEANAGVTPAPPPPPPPNTTTAATTTTTTPATVATSLPLRPGPIHDTAARNSPDSLKETPMLSQDVGEWENDCHMDDDEISDTAEVTKFEDDDE, from the exons ATGCCTCGATACAATCCGCAGTGGGAGGATCGAATCAAGGGCTATCGAAAGAACCGGCTCCTCCTCGTTGCCAGAAATCTTCCCTTCAACGCTCCCCCGACCGCGGTTGAGGCCGCCATCAGAGCCAGACTCACAAAGCCTgactctttcattttcttgtgGCCACCAGGAGCGAGCAGCCCGGAACGACATCAAGGTTGGGTAATGATGGGCTTCAACATGCGACCCGATGCCCGAATGGCTgaggaggagctcaaggactTCGAGATTCTCGGCCGTCCCGTCCGTGTCGAGCGAGCAAGCAGACAGGCA TATGCCCCACgatctgctgccgctgctgccgccgctgccacagctcctcctcctcctcctcctcctcctcctcctcctcctcctcctgctgctgctgctgctgttgccgctgccgatgctgccgccgctagagctgctgctgctgatgctcttgctgccgctgaagCTGACGTAGCCGCCGCTAAAGTtagagctgctgttgctgctgctgcttttgatgctgctcgtatagatgctgctgcagctgaagTTAGAagagctgttgctgctgctgctttagtTTCTGCTGAAGCCAATGCTGGTGTTACCCctgcccctcctcctcctcctcctcctaatactactactgctgctactactactactactactcctGCCACAGTTGCCACCAGCCTTCCCCTCCGGCCCGGTCCAATTCATGACACTGCGGCCCGCAATTCTCCCGATTCTCTCAAGGAGACTCCCATGCTATCGCAAGATGTTGGGGAGTGGGAGAATGACTGCCATATGGACGACGATGAGATCTCCGATACTGCTGAAGTCACCAAGttcgaagacgacgacgagtaA
- a CDS encoding uncharacterized protein (EggNog:ENOG41), with translation MSAAHQDTGVAKKSTPESLHTASPEISPPSKAIMPRNLVIARAELDKARRISMELRATFEALKRKVEPEVAPDQEQPEIDRNEGFELASLGMELAWKDQESLTLEGNVVDEEEKAGILDPKSAEKRRRELNWRSLSAGDQLWIHKRKKMRFEDPGTVRVINPFSGGISELLLTLYKQCDGQEKYKKKRDPNWRRNALAYYAGNSNDHKDAPPNNSWCQITGRWHQSDYHKAAHIVPFLLDDHGFGELLFGDRAQSLQRAGNALLLSDRVKRWFDSYHIVVVPVNAMETPITRWRTEVISPDIRNHELFPGFFGKELDKKELVFLNEKRPVSRFLYFHFIMALIRIKDLKRRGWQDVWARYYHLRPFGTPGNYMRKSILIALATHHGTVGLSDVEAYLAEHGFDSPINLTDDETTEAARRVYMAVEAAIKRAESEEGEESEEEPGEEPEESEEEPEEREKERENESEKD, from the coding sequence ATGTCTGCCGCTCACCAAGATACAGGAGTAGCTAAGAAGAGCACTCCGGAGTCGTTACATACAGCCTCACCCGAAATCAGCCCACCCTCCAAAGCCATTATGCCGCGCAACCTGGTCATAGCAAGGGCTGAGCTCGACAAAGCACGACGTATCTCGATGGAGCTGCGGGCAACATTCGAGGCTTTAAAGCGCAAAGTGGAGCCAGAGGTTGCGCCGGACCAGGAGCAGCCGGAAATAGATCGCAATGAGGGCTTTGAGTTGGCATCCCTTGGTATGGAGTTGGCTTGGAAGGACCAAGAGTCGCTTACGCTTGAGGGAAACGTTgtggacgaagaggaaaaagcCGGTATTCTGGATCCGAAGTCTGCGGAGAAACGTCGCCGAGAACTGAACTGGCGCTCCCTTTCTGCCGGAGACCAACTATGGATAcacaaaaggaagaagatgcgaTTCGAAGATCCTGGAACAGTCCGGGTGATAAATCCATTTAGCGGTGGCATTTCTGAGTTGCTTTTGACTCTTTATAAGCAATGCGATGGGCAGGAGAAATACAAGAAAAAACGCGACCCGAATTGGCGCCGGAACGCTTTAGCCTACTACGCAGGCAATAGCAATGACCACAAAGACGCCCCTCCTAACAACTCTTGGTGCCAGATAACCGGCAGGTGGCATCAATCAGATTATCATAAAGCTGCACACATCGTGCCCTTTTTGCTTGACGACCACGGCTTCGGTGAATTGCTATTTGGTGACCGAGCCCAATCACTTCAACGAGCGGGAAATGCACTTCTTTTGTCGGACCGCGTTAAGAGGTGGTTCGACAGCTATCACATCGTAGTTGTCCCGGTCAATGCGATGGAAACACCCATAACGCGATGGCGCACGGAGGTCATTTCCCCTGATATCCGGAACCACGAACTATTCCCGGGTTTTTTTGGCAAGGAACTCGATAAAAAGGAATTGGTGTTTCTCAACGAGAAGCGTCCAGTCTCACGCTTTCTCTACTTCCATTTCATCATGGCGCTCATTCGCATCAAGGACCTCAAACGTCGCGGGTGGCAGGATGTCTGGGCCCGGTACTACCATCTACGCCCTTTCGGAACACCAGGAAATTATATGCGAAAGAGCATTTTGATCGCCCTTGCTACTCATCACGGAACTGTCGGCCTAAGTGACGTGGAGGCTTACCTCGCAGAACACGGCTTCGATTCACCCATAAATCTTACCGATGATGAGACTACAGAAGCTGCCCGTCGAGTTTACATGGCAGTAGAGGCAGCCATTAAACGTGCAGAGAGcgaggagggcgaggagagtGAGGAGGAGCCCGGGGAGGAACCAGAGGAGAGCGAGGAGGAACCCGAGGAGCGCGAAAAGGAGCGCGAGAATGAGAGCGAGAAGGATTAA
- a CDS encoding uncharacterized protein (EggNog:ENOG41~antiSMASH:Cluster_6.1), giving the protein MAAPQFKTEIYTVDKLVESAGTILFRLLARRRNLSEGSQDTAIRKTTEELGVPCYLLSVGLVSRVCPTVKTGDVPDGLRLFKSTRELIAMQQWQIADGEMKLIWWFLAAVDEKEVLRQHEKQKFEVEFHSYDEAVQA; this is encoded by the exons ATGGCCGCTCCTCAGTTCAAGACAGAAATATACACAGTAGACAAGCTCGTCGAAAGCGCAGGCACTATTCTGTTCCGGCTTTTGGCTC GACGTCGCAATCTTAGCGAGGGAAGCCAAGACACAGCAATTCGTAAAACCACCGAAGAGCTTGGAGTTCCTTGTTATCTATTGTCTGTCGGCCTGGTTTCCCGCGTCTGTCCCACGGTAAAGACTGGAGATGTTCCGGATGGACTACGACTATTTAAAAGCACCCGCGAGCTGATTGCAATGCAGCAATGGCAAATTGCGGACGGTGAGATGAAGCTAATCTGGTGGTTtttggctgctgttgatgagaAAGAGGTCCTCCGCCAGCATGAGAAGCAGAAGTTTGAGGTGGAATTTCACAGCTACGATGAAGCCGTACAGGCATGA
- a CDS encoding uncharacterized protein (antiSMASH:Cluster_6.1), whose protein sequence is MSDYTLRRLAEWTPHSGVILGWPGLEGILKDYPDMLAKATQEVSNIAQAIAHFEPVTLTVGAERIEEAEAYFSEIETPFPIQLHRIEGDSMDVWLRDFGPVFVIKEGPRDNRSLAGVDYNFNGWGGRYPTPTTTEFAEKFLRDKRIERIETSIVTEGGALETDGEGTLMLTESSIVNDNRNPGKSRQEIENELVRTLGVEKIIWIPGRPGLDSTDCHIDALARFVRPGVILLSRANEAKPTEWTIVYEEALEILSSATDARGRPFEIIEVEEPDEDLFEPPPKGALGVKGIEDDRAVRSYTNYLLVNGGIILPQFGDPAHDAAAIRAAQMLFGGERRIYPVLIDQLPILGGGVHCATQEVPLIPEN, encoded by the coding sequence ATGTCTGACTACACTCTTCGCCGCCTTGCAGAATGGACGCCTCACAGCGGCGTTATTCTAGGCTGGCCGGGCTTGGAGGGAATCCTTAAGGACTACCCAGATATGCTGGCCAAAGCAACACAGGAGGTGTCAAATATTGCCCAGGCTATCGCTCACTTTGAGCCTGTCACTCTTACAGTCGGTGCTGAGCGTATTGAGGAGGCCGAAGCATACTTCAGCGAGATTGAAACCCCCTTCCCAATCCAACTGCACCGCATTGAAGGGGATAGCATGGATGTCTGGTTGAGGGACTTTGGACCGGTATTTGTTATTAAGGAGGGTCCTAGAGACAACCGCAGCCTCGCTGGCGTTGACTATAACTTTAACGGCTGGGGCGGTAGGTACCCCACGCCCACAACCACTGAATTTGCGGAGAAGTTTCTGAGAGATAAGCGAATTGAGCGTATTGAGACATCTATCGTGACCGAAGGTGGCGCGTTAGAGACTGACGGCGAGGGAACTCTAATGCTAACGGAGAGCTCTATTGTTAATGACAATAGAAACCCCGGCAAGAGCCGCCAAGAGATCGAAAATGAGCTTGTGCGCACTCTTGGTGTTGAGAAGATCATCTGGATTCCCGGCAGGCCAGGGCTTGACTCAACTGACTGCCACATCGACGCCCTGGCCCGTTTCGTCCGCCCAGGTGTCATCCTCCTGAGCAGAGCCAATGAGGCGAAGCCGACAGAATGGACGATCGTTTACGAGGAAGCTCTTGAGATTCTAAGCTCTGCTACGGATGCAAGAGGCCGTCCATTTGAGATTATAGAGGTGGAAGAGCCCGACGAGGATCTCTTCGAGCCTCCTCCGAAGGGCGCCCTCGGGGTTAAGGGCATCGAAGACGATCGTGCTGTGCGAAGTTACACCAATTACCTTTTGGTCAACGGGGGTATAATCCTGCCTCAGTTTGGCGATCCAGCGCATGATGCCGCAGCCATCAGAGCTGCTCAAATGCTCTTTGGTGGGGAGAGGAGAATCTACCCCGTTCTCATTGATCAGCTTCCCATCTTAGGGGGCGGTGTTCATTGCGCCACTCAAGAAGTTCCTTTGATCCCTGAAAACTGA
- a CDS encoding uncharacterized protein (EggNog:ENOG41~antiSMASH:Cluster_6.1) yields the protein MHSQFLCSPCQNFISWTKNPNLPSEANFMIPYKPNFEALEVSAAQCPLCQYVFRVVLNGKPRYSGHEPIRVSYRIFAEVKNRSERYLIHVTWVEDLPFPSAGPRDPVYYLAHPQSIESRVMWQENMPSFESRLNAISKWLSDCDCHHTRCVETPSVRPRRLLDLEEAERTKRIRLIETSASVGTDVRYATLSHCWGPKTSKPPLKTTLENITHHYKGISLDDLNLNFRDAVVIAIKLGVQYIWIDSLCIIQDDYSDWETEAEKMADIYRQSYINIAASAAHDAHGGIVDLSFLHISKDIPTAVIRYSPGAPTVRYTGDGSCEELMIRPSALKQEYRELLSRKSSPYFARGWVLQEVALAPRTVYFTTDQIMWQCRELFESEDGTWSAKNVIPALDYSFTVENCFDFTSKVRAYSLWQMWLKSYATRELTYPSDAAAAAAGLINYYKSATGHTPMLGLWKETLHADLKWSVRGGPFKGSRPSNKLPTSSFPSWSWLCMLPRGESGVGFQNIIYYDKIVPSLRIEEWEEKWSGPAFTSKLEYAKLVISTFVQDGMLSVTQKGDAKVEVNGSRAWQQFPTIEYQLPLGSKHAVKLAHIEQAIYRHNDGKAFQYRDSYLVLRMAASDPPRYERLGFGELDCFSMDDNVDKPGPTGHLERHFKESDRQSIELV from the exons ATGCATTCTCAATTCCTCTGCTCACCTTGTCAGAACTTCATCAGTTGGACAAAGAATCCAAATCTACCATCAGAGGCCAACTTTATGATACCCTACAAGCCGAATTTTGAAGCACTCGAAGTTTCAGCGGCCCAATGCCCACTATGTCAATACGTATTTCGAGTTGTTCTGAATGGAAAGCCTCGTTATTCTGGCCATGAGCCAATTCGAGTGTCATACAGAATATTCGCGGAAGTCAAAAATAGGTCAGAAAGATATTTGATACATGTCACCTGGGTGGAAGACCTTCCGTTTCCAAGCGCAGGTCCTAGAGACCCTGTGTATTACCTTGCACATCCTCAGA GTATTGAAAGTAGGGTTATGTGGCAAGAGAATATGCCGTCGTTCGAATCTCGCCTCAACGCCATCTCAAAATGGCTATCAGACTGCGACTGTCACCATACTCGGTGTGTGGAAACACCATCCGTTAGGCCACGAAGACTTCTGGATttagaagaagctgaaagaacaaaaagaatcAGGTTAATTGAGACCTCTGCTTCTGTCGGCACAGATGTTCGCTATGCTACTCTTAGTCACTGCTGGGGACCCAAGACCTCTAAGCCGCCACTTAAGACTACTTTGGAGAATATAACTCATcattataaag GTATATCATTAGATGATTTGAACCTGAACTTTAGAGACGCAGTCGTAATTGCTATTAAGCTTGGTGTCCAGTACATATGGATTGATTCCCTCTGCATCATCCAAGACGACTATAGCGACTGGGAAACTGAAGCAGAAAAGATGGCAGACATATACCGTCAAAGCTATATCAACAtcgctgcctctgctgcacACGATGCTCATGGAGGCATAGTTGAtttatcttttcttcataTTTCCAAGGATATACCTACTGCCGTAATTCGTTATAGCCCTGGAGCCCCAACCGTACGATACACAGGGGACGGATCTTGTGAAGAACTGATGATTAGGCCATCGGCACTAAAACAAGAATACCGTGAACTTCTATCCCGTAAATCATCCCCATATTTTGCAAGGGGCTGGGTCCTCCAAGAAGTCGCACTAGCGCCACGGACAGTATATTTTACAACCGATCAAATAATGTGGCAATGCCGAGAACTTTTTGAATCAGAAGATGGAACATGGTCTGCCAAAAATGTGATTCCCGCGTTGGATTACAGTTTTACAGTTGAAAACTGTTTCGACTTTACAAGCAAGGTCCGAGCTTATTCTTTATGGCAGATGTGGTTGAAGTCATATGCGACACGAGAGCTCACATATCCTTCCGatgcagcggcggcggcggcaggctTAATTAACTACTACAAATCTGCTACTGGCCATACACCCATGCTTGGACTATGGAAAGAAACACTACACGCTGATTTAAAGTGGTCCGTTCGGGGTGGTCCATTTAAGGGCTCTCGGCCATCTAACAAATTACCAACAAGCAGTTTTccatcttggtcttggttATGCATGCTTCCGCGCGGTGAATCTGGAGTTGGATTCCAAAACATTATATACTATGACAAAATAGTTCCGTCTCTTCGTATTGAAGAATGGGAAGAGAAATGGAGCGGTCCTGCTTTTACATCGAAGCTTGAGTACGCGAAGTTAGTGATTTCAACTTTTGTACAGGATGGCATGCTTTCAGTCACACAGAAGGGAGATGCAAAGGTTGAAGTGAATGGAAGCCGTGCTTGGCAACAATTCCCAACAATCGAATACCAGCTACCCCTAGGATCAAAACATGCTGTTAAACTAGCTCATATTGAGCAGGCCATATATCGACACAATGATGGGAAAGCATTTCAATACCGTGATAGCTATCTTGTCTTGAGAATGGCCGCGAGTGATCCCCCGCGCTACGAGCGACTCGGGTTTGGTGAATTGGACTGCTTCTCGATGGATGATAACGTTGATAAACCGGGCCCGACAGGCCACTTGGAGAGACATTTCAAGGAATCAGACCGGCAGAGCATTGAATTAGTATAA
- a CDS encoding uncharacterized protein (EggNog:ENOG41~antiSMASH:Cluster_6.1~TransMembrane:12 (i79-102o114-136i157-181o187-209i221-240o252-281i293-318o347-367i388-406o412-433i454-477o497-513i)) has translation MSIEKRDLESGSPTPEGIIQSDGEAGRTIVLTTDRVHELQTRIAVLRYLNGFESWLDRKLGVETQGIDRIPEEEKRPPSVWNIFLMWWSLNIHVGVLPLGLLGPEFGLSLKQSIAASIIGIILGALMTATTGTLGPKLGMRQIAVSRYSFGFWGAKLCSVLNIVVGGGFAVVNYVVVGQILSAVSGYTMSITVGIVIIAVISYVVSIFGFRLIHTFEKYSWIYTFILICVLIGQAAPHIQTDLPGEDGSSGLVYSGTFLTIVAINFSNASGWCSIAADYYCNFPASTPAWKTFFLTFWGIVIPTTFSVTIGCCLGNAATTVAYPPYADAYTNHGLGGLIGEIYHPHAWSRFCLVLLTFSVLGNNIAINYSSGLSMQLMGNYFHAVPRFIWSLAFAIVVAVLAIAGQQNLSNVVNNFVSLLGYWTVSFTMVLLLEDRVFRRKEGYNLEAWDQPNLLPWGVAAVTALLAGYLAGGVPGMSQTWYVGPIAAKFGGDGGDVGIYMSAVITVVVYTVGRHIEKKYTGR, from the exons ATGTCCATTGAGAAGCGCGACCTCGAATCGGGGTCTCCGACACCCGAAGGCATCATTCAATCTGACGGCGAAGCGGGCCGAACCATTGTTCTCACGACAGATCGCGTGCATGAGTTGCAGACACGTATCGCAGTCTTGCGGTATCTAAACGGCTTCGAATCATGGCTCGATCGTAAACTGGGCGTTGAGACGCAGGGTATAGATCGGATtccagaggaggagaagcgccCGCCGTCGGTGTGGAATATCTTTCTCATGTGGTGGTCGCTCAACATCCACGTCGGCGTCTTGCCCTTGGGGTTGCTGGGACCGGAATTTGGCCTGTCTCTGAAACAGTCGATTGCGGCTTCAATTATCGGTATAATACTGGGTGCGCTGATGACTGCGACTACGGGAACTTTAGGACCAAAG CTCGGTATGAGACAAATCGCCGTATCTCGATACTCTTTCGGCTTCTGGGGCGCCAAACTGTGCAGCGTCCTCAACATAGTCGTGGGTGGTGGCTTTGCAGTCGTCAACTATGTCGTCGTTGGCCAGATTCTCAGCGCAGTGTCAGGCTATACCATGAGCATCACTGttggcatcgtcatcataGCCGTCATATCTTATGTAGTATCCATCTTTGGCTTCCGGTTGATCCACACTTTCGAAAAATACTCATGGATCTATACCTTTATCCTCATCTGCGTTCTCATCGGACAGGCGGCGCCTCATATACAGACTGATCTCCCAGGCGAGGACGGCAGCTCTGGATTGGTATATTCAGGGACGTTTCTCACCATTGTTGCGATCAACTTTT CCAACGCATCGGGCTGGTGTTCCATTGCCGCAGACTACTACTGCAACTTTCCCGCCAGCACTCCTGCTTGGAAGACCTTCTTCCTCACTTTTTGGGGCATCGTCATCCCTACCACCTTTTCCGTCACTATCGGGTGCTGCCTCGGAAACGCTGCCACTACGGTTGCTTACCCCCCATACGCCGATGCCTACACTAACCACGGCCTGGGTGGCCTCATCGGCGAGATCTACCACCCACATGCTTGGTCCAGGTTCTGCCTCGTGCTGCTCACCTTTTCTGTCCTCGGTAACAACATTGCCATCAACTATTCATCTGGCCTAAGCATGCAGCTGATGGGTAATTATTTCCACGCCGTACCTCGCTTCATCTGGTCCCTGGCTTTTGCTATTGTAGTGGCGGTGCTAGCCATTGCGGGACAGCAGAATCTATCCAATGTAGTCAACAATTTCGTGTCGCTGCTAGGCTATTGGACCGTTAGCTTCACCATGGTGTTATTGCTTGAAGATCGTGTCTTTCGCCGCAAAGAGGGCTACAATCTCGAGGCCTGGGACCAACCGAACTTGCTCCCTTGGGGGGTTGCGGCTGTAACAGCCTTGCTGGCAGGTTATCTCGCTGGAGGTGTACCGGGCATGAGCCAGACGTGGTATGTGGGGCCCATTGCGGCCAAGTTTGGTGGCGATGGAGGCGATGTGGGCATATATATGAGCGCAGTTATTACAGTTGTTGTGTATACTGTGGGCAGGCATATCGAGAAGAAGTATACTGGCCGATAA